A genomic region of Glycine max cultivar Williams 82 chromosome 15, Glycine_max_v4.0, whole genome shotgun sequence contains the following coding sequences:
- the LOC100817230 gene encoding 1-acyl-sn-glycerol-3-phosphate acyltransferase 3 isoform X2 yields MAFPATIVILPLGILFILSGLIVNIIQAVFFVLLRPLSKNCYSRINKLLTESLWLELIWLIDWWAGIKIELYTDSETLQLMGKENALVICNHRSDIDWLIGWVLAQRSGCLGSTVAIMKKEVKFLPVLGWSMWFAEYIFLERDWAKDETSLKSGFRHLEHMPFPFWLALFVEGTRFTQTKLLQAQEFAASKGLPIPRNVLIPRTKGFVTAVQSLRPFVPAIYDCTYAVPKSEASPTLVRIFKGISCPVKVQIKRHKMEELPETDDGIGQWCKDAFVAKDALLEKYSTTEIFSEQDLQQIRRHKTSILVVVCWLCLLGFLVYEFFQWTSLLSSWEGILFTVLFLLLVTVIMEIFIHSSQSERSKPPMVLPTQDPMKQKLLQT; encoded by the exons ATGGCGTTCCCAGCTACTATTGTTATTCTTCCTTTAGGCATTCTTTTCATCCTTTCTGGcttaattgtaaatataattcAG GCTGTCTTCTTTGTCCTTCTTCGGCCACTATCAAAGAACTGCTATAGCAGAATAAACAAATTGCTCACAGAATCACTATGGTTGGAGCTTATATGGCTCATTGATTGGTGGGCTGGCATCAAG ATTGAGCTATACACAGATTCAGAAACTCTTCAATTAATGG GTAAAGAAAATGCACTTGTAATCTGCAACCACAGGAGTGACATTGATTGGCTTATTGGATGGGTCTTAGCTCAG CGCTCGGGTTGCCTTGGTAGCACAGTAGCCATTATGAAGAAAGAAGTCAAATTTCTTCCC GTGCTAGGTTGGTCAATGTGGTTTGCTGAATATATATTTCTAGAAAGAGACTGGGCAAAAGATGAAACATCACTGAAG TCAGGTTTTAGGCATCTAGAGCACATGCCATTCCCTTTCTGGTTGGCCCTTTTTGTTGAAGGAACTCGTTTCACGCAGACAAAGCTTTTACAAGCTCAAGAGTTTGCTGCTTCAAAAGGGCTGCCTATACCTAGAAATGTTTTGATTCCTCGTACTAAG GGTTTTGTCACAGCAGTACAAAGCCTTCGGCCATTCGTTCCAGCCATTTATGATTGCACATATGCAGTTCCAAAGAGTGAGGCTTCACCTACTTTGGTGAGAATATTTAAAGGCATTTCTTGCCCG GTGAAGGTTCAAATTAAGCGTCACAAAATGGAGGAACTTCCAGAAACAGACGATGGCATTGGACAATGGTGCAAAGACGCGTTTGTTGCCAAG GATGCTTTGCTCGAGAAATATAGTACTACGGAGATATTCAGTGAACAAGATCTTCAACAAATCCGTCGGCATAAAACATCTATTTTG GTTGTGGTTTGTTGGTTGTGTCTGCTTGGATTCCTTGTTTATGAATTCTTCCAGTGGACCTCACTCCTCTCCTCCTGGGAAGGCATCTTATTTACGGTGCTTTTCCTGCTCCTGGTCACAGTTATTATGGAAATCTTCATTCATTCGTCTCAATCAGAGCGTTCTAAACCCCCCATGGTTTTACCAACACAAGACCCCATGAAGCAGAAGCTTCTTCAGACATGA
- the LOC100817230 gene encoding 1-acyl-sn-glycerol-3-phosphate acyltransferase 3 isoform X1, producing MGAKHFLEKIIGYVGGEIADEDGVFQGGIGPALADAEGGPIEPEGLVGGVVGLENPFRCGVGDELDEAVALGLARELVADDFDGDHLAGGGEAVAQAVFFVLLRPLSKNCYSRINKLLTESLWLELIWLIDWWAGIKIELYTDSETLQLMGKENALVICNHRSDIDWLIGWVLAQRSGCLGSTVAIMKKEVKFLPVLGWSMWFAEYIFLERDWAKDETSLKSGFRHLEHMPFPFWLALFVEGTRFTQTKLLQAQEFAASKGLPIPRNVLIPRTKGFVTAVQSLRPFVPAIYDCTYAVPKSEASPTLVRIFKGISCPVKVQIKRHKMEELPETDDGIGQWCKDAFVAKDALLEKYSTTEIFSEQDLQQIRRHKTSILVVVCWLCLLGFLVYEFFQWTSLLSSWEGILFTVLFLLLVTVIMEIFIHSSQSERSKPPMVLPTQDPMKQKLLQT from the exons ATGGGCGCGAAACATTTCCTGGAGAAGATAATCGGTTATGTCGGGGGCGAGATCGCCGACGAAGATGGAGTGTTCCAGGGCGGCATCGGGCCTGCGCTCGCCGATGCCGAAGGAGGCCCAATTGAGCCTGAAGGTCTGGTCGGTGGCGTTGTAGGTCTGGAGAACCCTTTCCGCTGTGGCGTGGGAGACGAACTCGACGAAGCCGTAGCCCTCGGGCTGGCCCGTGAGCTCGTTGCGGATGATTTTGATGGAGACCACCTCGCCGGCGGGGGCGAAGCAGTGGCTCAG GCTGTCTTCTTTGTCCTTCTTCGGCCACTATCAAAGAACTGCTATAGCAGAATAAACAAATTGCTCACAGAATCACTATGGTTGGAGCTTATATGGCTCATTGATTGGTGGGCTGGCATCAAG ATTGAGCTATACACAGATTCAGAAACTCTTCAATTAATGG GTAAAGAAAATGCACTTGTAATCTGCAACCACAGGAGTGACATTGATTGGCTTATTGGATGGGTCTTAGCTCAG CGCTCGGGTTGCCTTGGTAGCACAGTAGCCATTATGAAGAAAGAAGTCAAATTTCTTCCC GTGCTAGGTTGGTCAATGTGGTTTGCTGAATATATATTTCTAGAAAGAGACTGGGCAAAAGATGAAACATCACTGAAG TCAGGTTTTAGGCATCTAGAGCACATGCCATTCCCTTTCTGGTTGGCCCTTTTTGTTGAAGGAACTCGTTTCACGCAGACAAAGCTTTTACAAGCTCAAGAGTTTGCTGCTTCAAAAGGGCTGCCTATACCTAGAAATGTTTTGATTCCTCGTACTAAG GGTTTTGTCACAGCAGTACAAAGCCTTCGGCCATTCGTTCCAGCCATTTATGATTGCACATATGCAGTTCCAAAGAGTGAGGCTTCACCTACTTTGGTGAGAATATTTAAAGGCATTTCTTGCCCG GTGAAGGTTCAAATTAAGCGTCACAAAATGGAGGAACTTCCAGAAACAGACGATGGCATTGGACAATGGTGCAAAGACGCGTTTGTTGCCAAG GATGCTTTGCTCGAGAAATATAGTACTACGGAGATATTCAGTGAACAAGATCTTCAACAAATCCGTCGGCATAAAACATCTATTTTG GTTGTGGTTTGTTGGTTGTGTCTGCTTGGATTCCTTGTTTATGAATTCTTCCAGTGGACCTCACTCCTCTCCTCCTGGGAAGGCATCTTATTTACGGTGCTTTTCCTGCTCCTGGTCACAGTTATTATGGAAATCTTCATTCATTCGTCTCAATCAGAGCGTTCTAAACCCCCCATGGTTTTACCAACACAAGACCCCATGAAGCAGAAGCTTCTTCAGACATGA
- the LOC100814940 gene encoding origin of replication complex subunit 1A, whose translation MAATPSKFLQTPSKPKLRSQSNPKSSPVVTPDTPQTLYPRRSTRAKSLLFDAPKPPHTPLEISLTTPKRRIRRSIDCVDQDSGEDKATTSKISDKNKAPVVDASKKKKNGKNSIEVSFAPVTPASSEKASTRKREGEGGVVTRAKRRKSENREKSAKLPQRRVYYTKVVYDGGEFELGDDVYVKRREDASSDDEDPEMEECRMCFSSNDEVMIECDDCLGGFHLKCLRPPLKDVPEGDWICGFCEARKMGMEVQLPKPPKGKKLVRTMREKLLSSDLWSGRIKSIWREVDDNYWCRVRWYTIPEETSVGRQPHNLRRELYRTNDFADIEMESVLRHCHVMTPKEYAKASDEGDDVFLCEYEYDIHWHSFKRLADIDNETENGEEHDSDEDWNVDKESDSDTDEDVEYEKENIKNTQSKPSTSHHLAANLQKGQFFGLQKIGTKTIPQHVRSHKQTDLERAKATLLLASLPKSLPCRNKEMEEITAFINGALSDNQCLGRCLYIHGVPGTGKTMSVLSVMRSLKSEVDAGNIKPYTFVEINGLKLASPENIYKVIYEALNGHRVSWKKALHLLNERFVEGKKTRDEADRPCILLIDELDLLVTRNQSVLYNILDWPTKPHSKLIVIGIANTMDLPEKLLPRISSRMGIQRLCFGPYNYQQLQEIISSRLKGIDVFEKQAVEFASRKVAAISGDARRALEICRRAAEIADYRMKKLISNPDCVTAGKGLVGMVDVEAAIQEMFQAPHIQMMKSCSRVSKILLTAMVHELYNTGMGETTFEKLAMRVSCFCTSNGEVFPGYDTLLQVGCRLGECRIILCEAGAKHRWQKLQLNFPSDDVAFALRDCKDLPWLSKYLM comes from the exons ATGGCTGCAACTCCTTCCAAATTCCTTCAAACTCCCTCCAAACCCAAACTCCGATCCCAATCCAATCCCAAATCCTCGCCGGTTGTAACCCCCGACACTCCACAAACCCTATATCCTCGCAGATCCACGCGCGCCAAGTCCCTCCTCTTCGATGCTCCCAAGCCTCCCCACACACCGCTCGAAATCTCGCTCACAACTCCGAAGCGGAGGATACGACGATCCATCGATTGTGTCGATCAGGATTCCGGCGAAGATAAAGCCACAACCAGCAAAATTTCAGATAAAAATAAAGCTCCGGTCGTCGATGcgtcaaagaagaagaagaatgggaAGAACTCAATTGAAGTTTCCTTTGCTCCGGTAACACCGGCTTCATCGGAAAAGGCATCCACGAGGAAGAGGGAGGGTGAGGGGGGTGTTGTTACCAGAGCTAAAAGAAGGAAATCGGAGAATCGTGAAAAGAGTGCAAAACTGCCTCAGAGGCGCGTGTATTACACAAAGGTGGTTTATGATGGAGGTGAGTTTGAATTGGGGGATGATGTTTATGTGAAGAGGAGAGAAGATGCTAGCTCCGATGACGAAGATCCCGAAATGGAGGAGTGTAGGATGTGTTTTTCCTCAAACGATGAGGTCATGATTGAGTGTGACGATTGTTTGGGTGGGTTTCATTTGAAATGCTTGAGGCCTCCATTGAAGGATGTTCCTGAAGGGGATTGGATCTGTGGGTTCTGCGAGGCTCGTAAGATGGGTATGGAAGTTCAGTTACCAAAGCCTCCAAAGGGTAAGAAACTAGTTAGGACTATGAGGGAGAAGCTCCTTTCCAGTGATTTGTGGTCTGGTCGTATTAAAAG CATATGGAGAGAGGTGGATGACAACTATTGGTGTCGGGTGCGCTGGTATACAATCCCAGAAGAGACTTCTGTTGGGCGGCAACCTCATAACCTGAGGAGGGAGCTATATCGAACTAATGATTTTGCTGACATTGAG ATGGAATCTGTCCTTAGACATTGCCATGTCATGACCCCCAAAGAATATGCTAAAGCTAGCGATGAGGGAGATGATGTTTTCTTATGTGAATATGAGTATGACATCCATTGGCACAGTTTCAAACGTCTTGCTGATATTGACAATGAAACAGAG AATGGTGAAGAGCATGACAGTGACGAAGACTGGAATGTTGACAAGGAATCAGACTCTGACACAGATGAAGATGTTGAAtacgaaaaagaaaatattaaaaatacacaATCTAAGCCATCAACAAGCCATCACTTAGCTGCA AATCTGCAGAAGGGACAGTTCTTTGGACTTCAAAAGATAGGCACAAAAACAATTCCACAGCATGTAAGATCGCACAAACAGACTGATCTTGAGAGAGCAAAGGCTACACTGTTGTTAGCGTCACTGCCAAAATCTTTACCTTGTAGAAATAA AGAAATGGAGGAGAtaactgcattcatcaatggtGCTCTTTCTGACAATCAATGTCTGGGACGTTGCCTCTACATTCATGGTGTTCCGGGAACTGGCAAG ACAATGAGTGTACTATCAGTAATGAGAAGCTTGAAGTCAGAAGTTGATGCAGGAAACATCAAACCGTACACTTTTGTGGAGATTAATGGTCTGAAATTGGCATCACCCGAGAATATTTACAAG GTTATTTATGAGGCACTAAATGGCCACAGGGTCAGCTGGAAAAAGGCTCTCCACTTGCTAAATGAGAGATTTGTAGAAGGAAAGAAAACCAGAGATGAGGCTGACCGGCCATGTATTTTGCTTATTGATGAACTTGATCTTCTAGTAACCAGAAACCAGTCG GTTCTGTACAATATTCTTGACTGGCCTACTAAGCCACATTCCAAGCTAATTGTCATAG GGATAGCAAATACTATGGATCTTCCAGAGAAGTTACTTCCTCGTATATCAAGCCGAATGGGCATACAGAGGCTTTGCTTTGGCCCATATAATTATCAGCAGCTTCAAGAAATCATTTCAAGTCGCCTCAAGGGAATTGATGTATTTGAAAAGCAAGCTGTAGAATTTGCTTCAAGAAAG GTTGCAGCAATCTCTGGAGATGCACGTCGTGCTTTGGAGATATGCAGACGTGCAGCTGAAATAGCAGATTATCGTATGAAGAAGCTAATTTCTAATCCTGATTGTGTTACTGCAG GAAAGGGACTTGTTGGAATGGTAGATGTTGAAGCAGCCATTCAAGAAATGTTCCAAGCACCTCATATTCAA atgatgaaaagCTGTTCCAGAGTTAGCAAAATTTTATTGACAGCAATGGTGCACGAGCTTTATAATACAGGAATGGGGGAAACCACTTTTGAAAAG TTGGCTATGAGGGTTTCATGCTTCTGTACCAGCAACGGAGAAGTGTTTCCTGGGTATGATACGCTCCTGCAAGTTGG CTGTAGGCTTGGTGAATGCAGGATTATTTTATGTGAAGCAGGTGCCAAGCACAGGTGGCAAAAATTGCAGCTTAATTTCCCGAG TGATGATGTTGCCTTTGCGCTGAGAGACTGCAAAGATCTGCCTTGGCTGTCAAAGTATCTAATGTAG
- the LOC100818294 gene encoding polyadenylate-binding protein RBP47B' isoform X1, with amino-acid sequence MFRAHYPSVRGAKVVSDPNTGRSKGYGFVKFSDENERNRAMTEMNGVYCSTRPMRISAATPKKTTSAYAAPAAPVPKPVYPVPAYTAPVVQVQPPEYDVNNTAIFVGNLDLNVSEEELKQNFLQFGEIVSVKVQSGKGCGFVQFGTSRASAEEAIQKMQEKMIGQQVVRISWGRTLTARQDLPGGWGPQMDPNQWSAYYGYGQGYEAYAYGAAHDPSFYAYGAYAGYAQYPQQVEGAQDLSGMSVPTMEQREELYDPLAMPDVDKLNAAYLSVHGSAILGRLPWQKTCSTSLQQA; translated from the exons ATGTTTCGCGCCCATTACCCTTCCGTTCGCGGCGCCAAAGTCGTCAGCGACCCCAACACCGGCCGCTCCAAGGGTTACGGTTTCGTTAAGTTTTCTGATGAGAATGAACGGAACCGGGCCATGACTGAAATGAACGGCGTTTATTGCTCCACCAGGCCCATGCGAATTAGTGCCGCTACGCCCAAGAAGACCACCAGTGCTTATGCTGCACCCGCCGCGCCTGTGCCGAAACCGGTGTATCCGGTTCCGGCCTACACTGCGCCGGTTGTTCAAGTTCAACCACCGGAGTATGATGTCAATAATACTGCC ATTTTTGTCGGTAATTTGGATCTTAATGTGTCAGAGGAGGAGCTGAAGCAAAACTTTCTGCAATTTGGGGAAATTGTCTCTGTCAAAGTTCAGTCTGGCAAGGGATGTGGTTTTGTTCAATTTGGGACCAG CAGAGCATCTGCTGAAGAAGCCATTCAGAAGATGCAGGAAAAGATGATAGGTCAACAAGTGGTCCGGATTTCATGGGGTAGGACTCTAACAGCTAGACAG GACTTACCTGGTGGCTGGGGACCACAGATGGATCCAAATCAATGGAGTGCCTATTATGGGTATGGACAGGGTTATGAAGCCTATGCTTATGGGGCTGCTCATGATCCCTCATTTTATGCATATGGTGCATATGCTGGCTATGCACAATACCCCCAACAG gttGAAGGTGCTCAAGACCTATCGGGTATGTCTGTGCCTACCATGGAACAAAGGGAGGAATTGTATGATCCCTTGGCAATGCCTGATGTTGATAA GTTAAATGCTGCATACCTCTCAGTACATGGAAGTGCCATTTTAGGGCGGTTGCCCTGGCAAAAAACCTGTTCGACATCCTTACAGCAAGCTTAA
- the LOC100818294 gene encoding polyadenylate-binding protein RBP47B' isoform X2 yields MFRAHYPSVRGAKVVSDPNTGRSKGYGFVKFSDENERNRAMTEMNGVYCSTRPMRISAATPKKTTSAYAAPAAPVPKPVYPVPAYTAPVVQVQPPEYDVNNTAIFVGNLDLNVSEEELKQNFLQFGEIVSVKVQSGKGCGFVQFGTRASAEEAIQKMQEKMIGQQVVRISWGRTLTARQDLPGGWGPQMDPNQWSAYYGYGQGYEAYAYGAAHDPSFYAYGAYAGYAQYPQQVEGAQDLSGMSVPTMEQREELYDPLAMPDVDKLNAAYLSVHGSAILGRLPWQKTCSTSLQQA; encoded by the exons ATGTTTCGCGCCCATTACCCTTCCGTTCGCGGCGCCAAAGTCGTCAGCGACCCCAACACCGGCCGCTCCAAGGGTTACGGTTTCGTTAAGTTTTCTGATGAGAATGAACGGAACCGGGCCATGACTGAAATGAACGGCGTTTATTGCTCCACCAGGCCCATGCGAATTAGTGCCGCTACGCCCAAGAAGACCACCAGTGCTTATGCTGCACCCGCCGCGCCTGTGCCGAAACCGGTGTATCCGGTTCCGGCCTACACTGCGCCGGTTGTTCAAGTTCAACCACCGGAGTATGATGTCAATAATACTGCC ATTTTTGTCGGTAATTTGGATCTTAATGTGTCAGAGGAGGAGCTGAAGCAAAACTTTCTGCAATTTGGGGAAATTGTCTCTGTCAAAGTTCAGTCTGGCAAGGGATGTGGTTTTGTTCAATTTGGGACCAG AGCATCTGCTGAAGAAGCCATTCAGAAGATGCAGGAAAAGATGATAGGTCAACAAGTGGTCCGGATTTCATGGGGTAGGACTCTAACAGCTAGACAG GACTTACCTGGTGGCTGGGGACCACAGATGGATCCAAATCAATGGAGTGCCTATTATGGGTATGGACAGGGTTATGAAGCCTATGCTTATGGGGCTGCTCATGATCCCTCATTTTATGCATATGGTGCATATGCTGGCTATGCACAATACCCCCAACAG gttGAAGGTGCTCAAGACCTATCGGGTATGTCTGTGCCTACCATGGAACAAAGGGAGGAATTGTATGATCCCTTGGCAATGCCTGATGTTGATAA GTTAAATGCTGCATACCTCTCAGTACATGGAAGTGCCATTTTAGGGCGGTTGCCCTGGCAAAAAACCTGTTCGACATCCTTACAGCAAGCTTAA